ACTAGTATGTACAGATACATCAAGTTACAACTGCGCGAAGAAGACGGCAAATCCTGCTAATTCTGCAAGGGTTTCGGATCTCATACACATGGCTACGTCTATTTCGGCCTAAAGGTCACTTCGTAAGCCTGCAAGCACCTCAATCACCGCTGTTGCGGTCTGTTTGCGGCACAAAACATGAGATACGATATGGGCTTGAGAAGCAAGACCTAGGCCAAGAGGCCTGGGGGCGAGACTCGTAAACTGCATCATGCTATCCATGTTTGCACTCGGGCTCATACTACGTGTCTAGTTAACGGGCAATCTGGGCCTACTTTCTCTTTCATTTGCCGCATATGAACATGCAGGAAACCACTTGGTGTTGTGGCCTCCCCCACACTAGGACACCGGAGAGTTACGCTGCATACAGGGGACTTATGTTGTAGACTCCTCGTGGACTTCTGCACCAGCTCCTTCAAGTCATCCTTCTGATTCAATGCAAATTTATCAGTACACACCGTAATCAAAGCGAAGAACACTTACAGGTGGACTCGCAGCCGGCGGAAGTCCACCGCATCAGCCGCAGAGATCCTCTAACGATCTAGCCGAGGCGGCAACTAGTATAGGCGCCGTGAGTTTCCGAACCCGCTGCTAGTGCATAACATTGAATTAGGGTTAGTAGGCGCAAGGCACTGTTTTCTGTGTGTGCAACATATCGGTGTCTAATACCGAGGAGTCTAGGTGAAATGGATACTCATGCAACGTAGCCCAGGAATCTGCCAATAAAATTGCCACAAAGCCGCTTCTGACCCAGCCGAATCTGATTGCACTGTATTGCGCCATATAATCGCTGGGAATAGTACGGCTTGGTTTACAGCCTTTGCGCTGACATCTTACAAGGGGATAATATGACAACAGGGGCGGTAGGGCTTTCTATTAAGGGCAACTCGTTGGTCAAGCTTTTGTGATCCGTTTTTTGCATATGCAACACATAAGTACCTACTCCGCACGGATTGTGTGCGGGGTGGGTGTGCGCATATGTGTGATTACCCCCTGCTACTGATTATGGATACTACGTGAGGTGGATCTTCAGGGACATTCCAAAACGGCAGGCCGTTTACGGGCGTCATTCTCTGTTGCCTTACTTGTCAGTGTGTTACTGAGTAGTGATAAGTAGGGGCGTGGACCGTACGTTTCCACCCATGTATCTCGGAGGCTCTGTTCGCAGATGGGGCTGGACCCTGATGCTCAGGGTCCTTTCCGTATGGGCCCGATAAGAGTCTGGGGTTGAAGACACTCAGGAAATAAGTGCGAAGCTTCAGGGTCCGTCCCACAACCAAAGTACTTTGAGGGCAATGGGAACAGAGACCCGGACCGGAAAACAGGATTCTAGACCTTGGGAGACCTAATCTGGGAGACCGAGTTGGACCGGAGTATGGGGCTTATTGCCATTCCCACAACACTGATTGGCCGTATCAGTGCGACCACCATGATGCGTATTGTTTTAGCCGACGGAATGCAACAGTGCTTGCCAAAAGTACTATAAGCGCAGGCCGTTTGTGAGCAATCCCGGCCAATGTTAACGGCTGTGCCACAACACAGCATCTCGTATCGTACTGAATTGTCGCGATTTCTTTGATTTTCCCCGTCGAACGTCCAGTAAACCATCGTCTGAATGTGCGAATGCCTTGCTTCTAACGCGTTATCCGATGGATTGAAAGGCTTAGTCAGAGATTCTCACAAACATTCGCGATTGAAACGTAAAATGGTACCCTTAGACATCGTAGCTCGTTCTCTACATATCAAAATGAAGAATACTCGTAGAAATGAAAGACAACACCAATAAATCCAGCGAATTTGGACATAGACATAGAGTAACGAACTGTGAAGATTTTGTGAAAGCTGATCGCTGTCCTCAAGTTCATCTTCTCTAAATGCGATGAAGTAGGGTACAATATTGGGTCAAAGTGTGCATGATTGTTCTTAACAACATGGATTCATTCTGAATTTCTGAGGTCATCCTATTATCCTGTCTAGTAAGGCTATTATTTGGCGTGAATCACCACCCGACTCACAGCTCATTTGCTTGAACCTGTTACATCATGACTACAATATGGTGGGATGTGAACTACATGCAAACGTAGAGCCTGTCGCACCGAGTGCAGCATGCAAATCATCTACAGCTCAATCTCCTCCTTGCGGCGGCGAATCACAATTCGTGCATTGTCGTTAGCCGACCAGTACAAAGCCTGGAACGTAGGATCCGTGGGAGCGCCCGGAGCCAGCTTGAAGTCGTACTTCAGAAGGATGTGGCTGAGGGCGATCTTGAGCTCGTTGGCGGCGAAGAAACGGCCCGGGCACGCATGCTTGCCCATGCCGAAGCCCAGGGCATCGGGTGTCGTCGACACGAATTGTGCCGTCTCGAGCCCTTGCTCCTCACGCATGCGCAGGAAGCGGTAGCCGTCAAACTTCTCTGGGTTGGGGTACTTGTCTGAATCCCAAGACTTCGAGGTGGATACCATGAGCTTAGTGCCTTTGGGGATCTTGGTACCGTCATGTAACTTTGTGTCCTTTAGCGCGATACGACGCATGACAGCTGTGGGGGACTATGTTAGTGCCTCAATTTTTGAAATTGGAGAAATGCCCATAGATATGTTCTCTTACCAATGGCTGCGGGCTTCATGCGCTGACTCTCTTTAAGCACACTGTCCATAAGACGCAGCTTGTAAAGGGTAGACTTGCTCCACTTGTTCTCGGACAAGACGGTAATGACCTCCTTGCGCATGTCCTCGACCAGCTGGGGGTCCTGGCAGAGATAAATCATGAGCGTGCTCAACGAGTCTGACCCCGAAAAGTTGGCGGCGATGGCCATCATAATCTGGGCAACGGTGGCGTCATAGGGACGGCCGTTGGCCGCGTCCTCCATCCACTGCATCGCATCGAGGTGGCGAACGGGTTCGAGACCCTTTTTCACCCGCTTCTCTTTCTCGCGGCGGCGATTTTGGAGGACCGGATCGACAATGTTGAAAGACATCTGTAGCTCTTGTCTGATGGCTCGGCACCGGGGCAGATACCAGTAGGCAAGCGGACGCAGGAACTTGGGCCATAAGCGTAGGTCTTGCGCGGCCTGCATTGAGTCCCTGGTGTAGTCGACCGTGACCTGAAGCCAGTCATCATTGCGACAGAGCTCTTCGCCGAGGAAGACTCGGGAAGACAGTTGGGAGACGATCTTGAAAGCGAGAATCTTGAGCGGGATCTCGTGCCATTCTGTCGTTGAACATCAGCATTTTCTCATCCTGATTGCATCACACATCAAGTCGACTAACCTGCTTTATTCGTAAAGTGCTTTTGCAGCGCATGGCTTGCCTCCTCGGAGAAGGGATTATTGAGTCTGGCAATATCCTGGATGAGGTTGATCTTGACAGCATCATGAAAGATTCTGTCACGGGTTTGTCCTTGGCGAAAAGGAGCAAAACCATCCAGACTGGTGTGCATGTCCTACAtcaaaataagctttttgtCACAGCATCAGTCTTGGCCACAGTTGCTCACCTCCTCCACGTGCTTGCCAAAGTCAAGCGCCTCGTCGTCCTTCATTCCACTGGCATAGTCGGCAGAGAGGAGAAGCTCAACGCCATTCTCAGTTTGCACACGGAACTTGTCGCCAACCTAGCAAAATCTGTAAGTTATACTGTGCGACCCTAGTTTTTCGTTAGTGGGGATTGATAGCTTACATTGAGAAGGGCATGATCAAGAATCTCCTTGGCATGGTTGCAGAACGTTTTTCGCTGCTCCTTGGCCGTCAACTGCCACCATTTCTTGCCGTTGACAAGAGGGAGACTGGATATGTCATTCTCGTCCTTTCGTGCGAAAATAGTGAGTCTTCCAAGGATTGCACTCAAGGCCAGTGCAATTACAACACCAAGACCCTCGGGCGAGAAAAACTG
The Colletotrichum lupini chromosome 6, complete sequence DNA segment above includes these coding regions:
- a CDS encoding p450 monooxygenase codes for the protein MIEDALLAALQQFFSPEGLGVVIALALSAILGRLTIFARKDENDISSLPLVNGKKWWQLTAKEQRKTFCNHAKEILDHALLNDMHTSLDGFAPFRQGQTRDRIFHDAVKINLIQDIARLNNPFSEEASHALQKHFTNKAEWHEIPLKILAFKIVSQLSSRVFLGEELCRNDDWLQVTVDYTRDSMQAAQDLRLWPKFLRPLAYWYLPRCRAIRQELQMSFNIVDPVLQNRRREKEKRVKKGLEPVRHLDAMQWMEDAANGRPYDATVAQIMMAIAANFSGSDSLSTLMIYLCQDPQLVEDMRKEVITVLSENKWSKSTLYKLRLMDSVLKESQRMKPAAIAVMRRIALKDTKLHDGTKIPKGTKLMVSTSKSWDSDKYPNPEKFDGYRFLRMREEQGLETAQFVSTTPDALGFGMGKHACPGRFFAANELKIALSHILLKYDFKLAPGAPTDPTFQALYWSANDNARIVIRRRKEEIEL